The following coding sequences lie in one Ipomoea triloba voucher KIOM201701018921 chloroplast, complete genome genomic window:
- the rpl33 gene encoding ribosomal protein L33 has product MAKSKDARVAVILECTSCVRNGVNKVSTGISRYITQKNRHNTPNPLELKKFCPYCYKHTIHGEIKK; this is encoded by the coding sequence CGAGTCGCGGTGATTTTGGAATGTACCAGTTGTGTCCGAAACGGTGTTAATAAGGTATCAACGGGCATTTCCAGATATATTACTCAAAAGAACCGGCACAATACGCCTAATCCATTAGAATTGAAAAAATTCTGTCCCTATTGTTACAAACATACGATTCATGGAGAGATCAAAAAATAA